The genome window CAGAATAACATTTTGAAGATCAGTGGTATCCTCACATAATTCACTTCCTGAATCAGTGCGCATAATAGATATCATAGTCGTGAATGCATCTCTTTGATCTTGTCTAGCCATTGAGGCCCCAAGTTTTTCAAAATTTGAGAATGCGGAAATGGCTTCTCTTGATCCGTAAAGGCAAATTCGTGACTTGGCATCGCCAGTTCTTGAAAACAACTCTTGCTGCTCTTTACTTCCTAATTTAGGTCTAAACTGTGCCTGCTCACAAACACACTTTAAATAATCCATATAAGCTTGAGAACGTAAATCACGAAGATGTCTTTGATTTTCTATATGCTTAGTAAAAAAATACTGTAGAGAAGCACCAATAACTACACCTAAGAATGAAATTAAAGCTGTTAACAAACTAATTACTCCTTTATCTGATATCTAGCTTTCCAACTCAGGGACGATTAAATCCAGTTTGCCATTTTCTACTTCAGGCACGGACTCATTCGGTTCTGGTAATGACTTGGAGACTTTGACAGAAAGGTCTTTAAACTTAGCGACTTTCGGATACAAGCCTTGCTGCCCCGCCATCGCAGTCACAGCGCCGTTATAGGCATTCGTTGCGGTTTTTAATCCATTACCGACTTTATTCAAACGATCCGCCATCACACATAACTGGTTATAAACATCCGCCGCCTGATCAGCAATCTGACGCGCTTGCTCATTGCTTCGTTCCATCACCCACAAATTCGCGACGGTGCGAACAATTGGCAATAAGGTTGTTGGCGTCACTAATACCACGTTTCGCTCAAAGCCATAATTAAACAAGGTTCTGTCATGCTCTACGGCGGCTAGAAAGGCAGGTTCAATCGGCATAAACATCAAGACAAAGTCCGGCGAGTTCATTCCGATCAAATTGGTGTAATCTTTTGACGACAAGCCATCAATGTGAGTTCTGATAGAAGCAACGTGGGCGTCTAAATACTGCTTCTTGCTGGCCTCATCTTCGGCTTCTACCGAATTAACATAGGCCACCAACGACACCTTACTATCAATAATGACAGACTTGTTGCCAGGCAACTTCACAATCAAATCCGGGCGTTTATTCTTACCCTCTTCATCTTTGAAGTTGGCTTCACGCTCAAATTCCTGACCTTTACTTAAGCCAGAGCTTTCCAGAATCATTTCTGCTTGAAGTTCGCCCCACGAACCTTGTTGCTTATTATCCCCTTTCAAAGCTTTTGTCAGATTGCTGGCTTCATCGGTAATCTGCTGATTCAGTTTACGAAGGTGCTCTAGCTCTTGTGACAGGCTGGCTTTGGCTTTGGTGTCTTCTGTATGAATGGCCTCAACACGCGCTTTAAAGTCTGACATCTGTTCTTTGAACGGCGTCAGCATCGCATCAATGGATTGTTTGCTGGTTTCGGTGAAACTCTTACCTTTTTCTTCGAAAATTTTATTGGCCAGATTCTCAAAATCTTTTGCCAACTGAGCGCGATTATCTTCTAAAAGCTGCAGTTGCTCTTTGTGCTTATTGTCGCGTTCATCTAAAGAGGTTTTTAATTCTGCATAATCTGCTTTGAGTTGAGATTGAGCTAAATGCAGCTGCTGAAGATCACTTTCCCTGTCTGC of Litoribrevibacter albus contains these proteins:
- the rmuC gene encoding DNA recombination protein RmuC, with amino-acid sequence MDQTVLVAVFGVLGIILASITSYLLAVSKMKKQLEQEVLEKTRLESETINLQQLLASTKLQFEQCQQKLEQQVVAYSDLNEAKHSIEQVVGRLSTQLESEQLQLTQSKEREEAKQVQIEKEQEKSHHLTNELSNVKADASKHLTQANQLTAQLDELKGKLADRESDLQQLHLAQSQLKADYAELKTSLDERDNKHKEQLQLLEDNRAQLAKDFENLANKIFEEKGKSFTETSKQSIDAMLTPFKEQMSDFKARVEAIHTEDTKAKASLSQELEHLRKLNQQITDEASNLTKALKGDNKQQGSWGELQAEMILESSGLSKGQEFEREANFKDEEGKNKRPDLIVKLPGNKSVIIDSKVSLVAYVNSVEAEDEASKKQYLDAHVASIRTHIDGLSSKDYTNLIGMNSPDFVLMFMPIEPAFLAAVEHDRTLFNYGFERNVVLVTPTTLLPIVRTVANLWVMERSNEQARQIADQAADVYNQLCVMADRLNKVGNGLKTATNAYNGAVTAMAGQQGLYPKVAKFKDLSVKVSKSLPEPNESVPEVENGKLDLIVPELES